The following is a genomic window from Niabella soli DSM 19437.
GTTGTTGAAAGGAGTGCTGGAAGTTACCAAGTCGGGGCGGGGATTCGTGATAGTGCCCAACCTGGAAGAAGATATTATGGTGCGCCCGGAAGACCTGCGCAATGCGATGGATGGAGATACGGTTCGGGTAAAGCTTACCTCTGGGTATGATACTAAACTGAAAGGCAAAATTACGGAAGTGGTGCAGCGGGGCAGAACCGAATTTATCGGCTCACTGCAAATGAATAAAGGATTTGGCTTTGTTTTGGGTGACCGGGAAAAAGGGTTGCCCGACATTTATATACCAGAGGAAAACCTGAATGGGGCATTGAACGGTCAAAAAGTGGTGGCCAAAATGCTGCGCTGGGAAAAAGAAGATAAACGGCCGGTGGGAACGATCCTCTCGGTACTGGATGAAGCGCAAGCCGGTGATATAGCGATGAAGGAAACCCTGTTGGAAAAAGGATTCCCTTTGTCCTTTTCCGATGAGGCTATGGAAGTGGCCAACCGTATCCCCGACCGGATCACCAAAGATGATCTTGCCAAGCGCAAGGATGTGCGGGGCATTTTGACCTTTACCATCGATCCCGAAGATGCCAAGGATTTTGATGATGCTATTTCCTTCCGTGTTTTAAAAAACGGCAATTACGAAGTAGGCGTACACATTGCAGATGTGAGTCATTATGTAACGCCGGGAACGGCATTGGATGACGAGGCTTACCAGCGCGCTACTTCTGTTTATTTGCCCGACCGGGTAAACCCGATGTTGCCGGAACATATATCCAATGTGCTGTGCTCCTTACGGCCTAATGAGGATAAGCTGACCTTTTCTGCAATCTTTCAATTGAACGATAAAGCGGAAGTAAAACAATATTGGCTGGGCAAAACGGTTATCCATTCTAACCGCAGGTACACCTATGAAGATGCCCAACAGATCATAGAAACAGGAGCCGGCGATAATGCTGCAGCATTGCTTACGGTGCATAAACTATCGCAACGGCTGCGCCAGAACCGTTTCGATGAAGGAGCGATCAACTTTAACTCGACCGAAGTGCGGTTTAAGCTGGACGAAAACGGTGTGCCGGTAGGGATCACGCTCAAAGTAAGCAAAGAGGCGAACCAACTGATAGAGGAACTGATGCTGCTGGCGAACAAGTATGTGGCGGAGTCGGCATCCAAAGTAAAGATCAATAATAAAACCCTGCCGTTCCCATACCGGATACACGATACGCCGGATGAAGAAAAACTGCTGCCTTTTGTGGCATTTACCAATAAGTTTGGCTATAAATTTGATATTTCCAGTGCCGAATCGATTGCTGCTTCTTTTGATAAATTGCTGAAAGATATAAAAGGGAGACCTGAAGAAGCGGTACTCCAGCAATTGGGCATCCGTACTATGGCAAAGGCCAAATACACTTCTTCCAACATCGGGCATTATGGCCTGGGGTTTGAGAATTATTGTCATTTCACCTCGCCGATACGCCGTTACCCGGACATCATGGTGCATCGTATTCTTGAAGAGATCCTGGAAGACCGTGCACGCGCCGATAAAAAACTGGAAGAAAAATGCAAGCATTGCAGTGAACGGGAGCGCGCAGCCATGGAGGCGGAGCGCAGCGCCAATAAGTACAAGCAGGTAGAATACATGCAACAGTTTGTGGGCGAAACTTTTGATGCGATCGTGAGCGGTGTTTCCAAATTTGGTTTCTGGGCAGAAACGGTGGACCATTTATGTGAAGGGATGGTAAGCATGGCCAGCCTTGCCGAATATGATTCCTTTAAACATTCGGAGGCTGATTATGCGTTAATAGGGATGCGCACAGGTACGAAGTTCACGATGGGCGATAAGGTTCGGATACAGGTGGTAGCCGCAAATATTGAAAAAAGATACCTGGATTACCATTGGGTAAAACCCGAAGCGCCGGCTACGCCGAAAAAGACAAAAGGCCGGAAGAAAAGCTGAGCCGGAAAGCCGTTGTGTCGTTTAATCGCCTCAAACTTCCCGGCCAAAAATATTTTTTAGCAAGTTCTGCAACTTTAACACTTGCTGATAGTAATTCCATCGCTGACGGGCTGCACCGCTTAGCCGGATATCCTCCCGCCAAAAGCGGGAGAT
Proteins encoded in this region:
- the rnr gene encoding ribonuclease R, which translates into the protein MAKKVKKRKPKSSSGSEQLLKGVLEVTKSGRGFVIVPNLEEDIMVRPEDLRNAMDGDTVRVKLTSGYDTKLKGKITEVVQRGRTEFIGSLQMNKGFGFVLGDREKGLPDIYIPEENLNGALNGQKVVAKMLRWEKEDKRPVGTILSVLDEAQAGDIAMKETLLEKGFPLSFSDEAMEVANRIPDRITKDDLAKRKDVRGILTFTIDPEDAKDFDDAISFRVLKNGNYEVGVHIADVSHYVTPGTALDDEAYQRATSVYLPDRVNPMLPEHISNVLCSLRPNEDKLTFSAIFQLNDKAEVKQYWLGKTVIHSNRRYTYEDAQQIIETGAGDNAAALLTVHKLSQRLRQNRFDEGAINFNSTEVRFKLDENGVPVGITLKVSKEANQLIEELMLLANKYVAESASKVKINNKTLPFPYRIHDTPDEEKLLPFVAFTNKFGYKFDISSAESIAASFDKLLKDIKGRPEEAVLQQLGIRTMAKAKYTSSNIGHYGLGFENYCHFTSPIRRYPDIMVHRILEEILEDRARADKKLEEKCKHCSERERAAMEAERSANKYKQVEYMQQFVGETFDAIVSGVSKFGFWAETVDHLCEGMVSMASLAEYDSFKHSEADYALIGMRTGTKFTMGDKVRIQVVAANIEKRYLDYHWVKPEAPATPKKTKGRKKS